The Girardinichthys multiradiatus isolate DD_20200921_A chromosome Y, DD_fGirMul_XY1, whole genome shotgun sequence genome has a window encoding:
- the LOC124864513 gene encoding meteorin-like protein, whose product MLSPMLASFLLLLLLCRISFCQYSSDQCSWKGSGLTHEGHTRDVEQVYLRCSQGSLEWLYPTGAVIVNLRPNTVSPAAARLSVCIKPSKDSTGTNIYLDRSGKLQLLLREQDQAQGKVHCFSIREGALFIEAIPRTDISRRITAFQYELVNDRLRAETQSPGAPCQPCCTDAEMLLAVCTNDFVARGIIKRVDPEEESSSVFVEISRLYRQKTHVFVSGGVRVRSWTGNIKMPLQCRVKSGEGEFLFTGTVRFGEAWMGCAPRYKDFLWLYHEAQVQGINPCHVDTD is encoded by the exons ATGCTCTCTCCGATGCTGGCCTCATTTCTGCTTCTCCTCCTTCTCTGCCGGATTTCTTTCTGCCAGTACTCGAGCGACCAGTGCAGCTGGAAGGGCAG TGGGCTGACCCATGAAGGCCACACCAGGGATGTGGAGCAGGTCTATTTGCGCTGCTCACAGGGCTCTCTGGAGTGGCTCTACCCCACTGGAGCCGTCATCGTCAACCTGCGGCCCAATACCGTGTCGCCTGCAGCGGCCCGCCTCTCTGTCTGCATTAAACCCTCCAAGGACTCCACTGGGACGAACATCTACTTGGACCGCAGTGgcaagctgcagctgctgctgcgtGAGCAGGACCAGGCTCAGGGGAAGGTGCATTGCTTTAGCATCCGAGAGGGGGCCCTCTTTATCGAGGCCATCCCGCGTACGGACATCAGCCGGCGGATTACGGCGTTCCAGTACGAGCTGGTCAACGACAGGCTGAGGGCGGAGACACAATCACCTGGTG CACCCTGTCAGCCCTGCTGCACTGATGCTGAGATGCTTCTAGCAGTCTGCACTAATGATTTTG TGGCACGAGGCATCATTAAGAGGGTGGATCCGGAGGAGGAGAGCTCATCGGTCTTTGTGGAGATCAGTCGCCTCTACAGGCAGAAGACCCATGTCTTTGTGTCTGGGGGTGTGAGGGTACGGAGCTGGACAGGCAACATTAAAATGCCCCTGCAGTGTAGGGTGAAGTCTGGAGAGGGAGAGTTCCTTTTCACAGGGACAGTGAGGTTTGGGGAGGCCTGGATGGGATGTGCTCCTCGCTATAAAGACTTCCTGTGGTTGTATCACGAGGCACAAGTGCAGGGGATCAACCCATGCCATGTGgacactgactga